The nucleotide window GTCGTCACGGAGTCGATGCTCGAGTCGGTCGACGACGAGATCGTTCTTCGGGGAACGATCTGAGCCGGCCAGAACTGCCGGCGGCGGTCCTCACGACGGTGCCAACCGCAACTCGCTAATGAGAGCGGGTCGCATGACTGGGTATGAACGTCACACCGGGACCGACGGCGGTACCGCCGGCGGTCAGAGAAGCGATGGCCGAACCGCAGCCGAATCCGGACATCGAAGCCGCGTTCGCGGATCGCTACGCCGACGTCTGTGCGAAACTCGAGACGATCTACGACACCTCCCACGACGTCGTCGTCCCCGGCGGCGAAGGGATCCTCGGCCTCGAGGCAGCGATCGCGTCGCTGGTCGCGCCCGGCGACCGCGTGCTCTGTATTTCGAACGGACTCTACGGCGACGGCTTCGCCGACTTCGTCGAGTCCTACGACGGCGAAGCCGACCTCGTTTCCGTGCCATACGACGAGCCGTACGACCTCGAGGTCATCGCAGCGGCGCTCGAGGCAGCCGACGCCGACGACGAGCCGTACACGCTGGCGACGATGGTCCACTGTGAAACGCCGACGGGGACGCTCAACGACCTCGCGCCCGTGCTGGACCTGCTCGACGAGCACGACGTGTTGAGCGTCGTCGACGCGGTCTCCTCGCTCGGAGGCACGCCGGTGCCGACCGACCGAATCGACGTCTGTCTCGGGGCGTCCCAGAAGTGTTTCAGCGCGCCGCCGGGGTTGACGACAGCAGCGATCAGCGACCGCGCGTGGGACGCGATGGAAGCTCGAGAGCCGTCGTCGCTCTATACGAACTTCCTTCCGTGGCGGGACGTCTCCGAGGGGTTCCCGTACACGCACCTGAGCGCGAACGTCGCCGCACTCGACGTGGCGCTCGACCTGCTACTCGAGGAGGGTCTCGACGACGTCTACGCGCGCCACGAGACGGCCGCCGAACGCTGTCGCGAGCGCGGCGCCGAACTCGGCCTCGAGCGGTATCCCGATCCCGAACGGAGTTCGCCGACCGTGACGGCATTTCGGCTGCCGGGCGAGGCGAAACGGGTCCAGCAGCGAGTCGCAGACGAGGAAGACGTCGTTCTCGCGACGGGCCTCGGCGACATGGCCGACGACATCCTTCGCATCGGCCACATGGGATACAACGCCGACCTCGAGACGGTCGACCGAGCGATGGACGCCCTCGAGGCCGTTCTCGAGTAACCCACCACTGGGCAGCGGACGTACCGGATCGACGGTGACTTTTTACGATATTGTGAGATATATACACGCATGGTAAAAGAAGGACAGATCGCGGTCGTCCACTACACCGCCCGGCTGGTCGACGGCCCCGACGCGGGAGAAATCGTCGACACAACGGACGTCGACGTCGCGCGGCGCGAGGGGATCTATCACGACTACCGCGACTACAAACCGCTCGAGTTCCGCGTCGGCGACAGCGGCGTCGCCCCGGTGCTCGAGGACATCGTCCAAGATCTCGAGCCCGGTGAGACACGGACCGTGATCGCCGACCCCGAACGGGTCTTCGGCGAGTACGACGAGGGCGAGGTCCACGACCTCGAGCCCGATGCCGTCGCGGAACTGGTCGGCGAGGTACCCACGGAAGGGAGCCTCGTGACGACCGAAAATAATCGGACCGGCTGGGTGACGGCTGTCGACGACGACCGCGTGGTGCTCGATTTCAACCACGAACTCGCAGGTGAACGACTCGAGGTCGAGGTCAGACTGCTCGACGTCTACGGCGAGCCGGGCGACGACAGCGCGAAAAACTGGGAGAAAAAGTACGGGAAACGACGGTCGACGTGACTACAGTTCGACGGTTACGTCGACGCCGTGTGGTTCGTACGAGTTGTTGCAGTAGCCCCCCATCTCGTAGGGGAAGCTGTCGTCTTCGATCGTGAGCTGGCCGTCCTCGATGTCCGAGATGTCGCGCGGCTGGGTTCGGCCGTTCTCGTCGGTGGCCCGCGAGACGAGCGTGTAGTCGCCGCTCTCTTCTGGTTCCCACATGTAGCGGAACTGCCGCCAGGCGTAGGGACCGTTGTCCTCGCCGAAGAACTCCGCGTTCTCCCAGGTCTCGCCACCGTCGGCCGAGATTTCGACCTGCTCGACGGCGTCGTCGCCGGCCCAGGCGACGCCTGTGACCTCGATCATGCCGTCTGCATCCCGCGGCGAAACGGTGCTATCGATCCCGGGGTAGCCGATCAACGACTTCACGAGTTGGTCGTAGATGTACGGCGGTACCTCCTGCTCGCCGCTTGCCTCCATGTCCATCTGGGTCTGAGTATCGAACTCGTCGATGGACTCGACGCGGATCGACTCCTGGCCCTCGGCGAGGATTCGGTAGGAGTTGTGCTGCCAGTGGAGGTAGTTCTCGTAGTCGTCGGTCTCGTAATCCTCTAAGAACAGGTCCTCGTCGTCGCCCATCATCATCCGCTCCATGACTTCGATCTCCTCGAGCCACTTGACGTTGTTATTGCCGTACCAGCCAGGGACGACGACGCGAACGGGATGGCCGTGTTCGGCAGTCATCTCCTCGCCGTTCATCTCGTAGGCCAGAATGCAGTCTTCCATGACTTTCTGCATCGGGATCGAGCGGGCGAACACGCGCTCGCCCTCCGGACTGTCGCCGCCGGCGAACATCACCCACATGCCGTCGCTCGTGTCGGCGCCGTACTCCTCCATGATCTCACTGAGCGGCGCGCCGGTCCACTCGGCGTTCCCGACCGCGCCGTAGCGCCAGGGATTGCCGGCGACTTCCGGGTCGAAGTACGACCGACCGTTACCGGAACACTGCATGACGTGGGTGACCGTCTCCGTCGAAAATTCCTCGCGGAGCGCGTCGACCGAGATGTCGGCCTCCTCGTCAACCAGCCCACCGAGCGAGATCGTCCACTCCGATTCGTCGATCCGCGGGGCCAGATAGTGGTTCCGGATGTAGTGTTCCTCCGAAGGGGTGATGTACTCGGTATACGTCTCCCGTTCGGCTGCCTCCCCGTTTTCCGGATCTGCCGAGTGGATCAACAGGCCCGGGAACTTCTCCTCTAAGTACTCTCGATCGCCGGGTTCGGGCTCGCCGTCGTCGCCATCGTCCGTTCCGTCCTCGTCGTCGGCTTCCTCCTCGCCGGCACAGCCGGCGAGCGCGACGGTCGCCGCAGCTCCGCTCGCCAGCATAAACCGTCGGCGGTCGAGAAACCGGCGTCGGCGGTCGTCTACGGTTGATTCGTCGTCCTGTGCGTCTCGGGTTCGTTCGGTTGTATACTCTGATGACATTGTCACTCTTCGACGTGTATCTGACCAACCATTTGTGGGACGTGCGGCGTGCAAACGTACACGTACTCCCCAGCGACCTCGAACGTGTGTTCGAACTCGGCACCCTCTTCCATGACTGAATTGTGGTTTTCCCCCTCGTAGGAGGTGAACGGCTCAGCCCCCTCCGGGTTCTCACACTCGGTTGCTGCATCCGGGTGCGACGTGACGTTGTGGCCAGCGCTATCGAAGTACCACGTCACGGTGTCGCCTACGGTGATCGTGAGTTCCTCGGGATCGAACTCCCAGTTTCCGTCCGGGCCAGCGATGACCTCGTGTTCGTCCGACTGTTCATCGTCGGACCCACCGTCTCCATTGGAATCGGCATCCGAAGAGCCGTCATCCGAAGCGTCTGTGTCGTTATCGAGACACCCCGAAAGTACAATCCCACTGATGGCACCGGCGTATTTCAGACATCCCCGACGGCTGTGTGTCTCGTTAGCCATCTACACGATCTATGGTGCCATTTATCAAAATAACCGAGATAGCAGAAACATCATCCCATAGATAACGTAATTCGATGACTAGTTGCTGAAAGAATAACTACTATCAGCTAGTATACTGGCGATTATCTCCTGTATCTATTACAAAATCACTCCGGGGTGACAGTCGAGTTTCGGTGTCGGACTCGAGTCCCAGACGGGCTGTTGGAACTCATTTTCTGGATCGACCGCAAACTGGTTCGCGGTCGCTCCGGGAAACAGTCACGACAAGCCGTCTCAGTCGAGCGATTGCTCGCGCCAGGTCGTCCAGTCGTACAGGCGTTCGAGTTCGCCGCCCTGCTGGCGGATCGCAACGGCGGTATCGAACAGGAACGCGGCAACGAGCGTCGTCCCGACGATCCACGCGGCGTCGGCGAGTGCATCGTAGCCGGCGAGCGCGCCGGTCAACAAGTCGACGAAGACGACACCGGCGACACAGAGGATCGCCGGCAACAGGTGACGGGTGAGCGCGGCGAGCGTTGTGCCTTCGTGAACGCGGACGGTCTGGACGGCATAGAGGATCGCCCACGCGGAGGTCAGCACCCAGCCGGCCGCGACGACGAGGCGCGTCCAGTCGGTGTCGACGAGGAATGCACCCCACCACGCGGCGACGAAGACGGCGATGACGGCGTAATCGGCCCACGCCGGCAGGAGTTGTGAGCGGTCCTCGCCCGGTCGCGCAGCATGGTACATCGCACGGATTCCCAGGGCGAAAAAGAGGATAAAGAACAACACGGCACCATCGACGAACAGCGAGAGCGTATCTGACTCGAGTAACAGCGTCCCGATTCCGGCGACAGCGTAGACGATTGCAGCGCCGATGCCGGCAAACAGGTACCACTGTGCCTCGGTCACGTCGGCCGCCAGAACGTCACTGACGTAGATGAACGTGTAGTACAACAAGACGACCGCAGCGATGCCGATCGCGAGATACGCGAACAACTGGCCGAGTGTGACCGTCGTCTCGGGATCGCTCGCATCGAGCGTGATCGACGGTGCGAAGACGAACATGGTAGCCGGAACTGAAAACTGGAACCACTAAAAGCGCACCCCCGAATTGCCGTGTTTCGGGAACAGGACAACACCACAGACGACGACAGTATATTATCCGCCGACACAGAATGCATCGCATGATGACGCCGACGGAACTCCGCGAGACGATCCCCGCACTCGAGGCCGGTACCTACCTGAACTGGGGCGCTGGCGGCCCGAGTCCGCGACGTGTCGTCGAGGCAGCCGAATCGTGTCTCGAGGCCCACGAGTACGAGTCGCCGACGACCGGGGGGATGTACCCCGCGGCGTTCGACGTCTACGACGACGCGCGGGTCGCCGTCGCCGGCCTGCTCGGGGCCAAACCGACCGACATCGCCCTCACGGAGAGCACGACCGACGGGATCAACCGTGTCGCCACGGCGTTCGACTGGGATGAAACCGACGTCGTCGTCCGGACGGATCTCGAGCACTCCTCGGGCATCCTCCCGTGGCAGCGCCTCGAGCGCGAGTACGGCGTCGACGTCCGCGTTCTCGAGACCGAGGATGGCCGACTCGATCTCGAGGACGTGAAGGCGGCGGCGAGCGAGGCGACGCTGTTCTGTCTCAGTTCGCTCACCTGGACCCACGGCACCCGGCTACCGATCGCGGACGTCGTCGACATCGCCCACGACGCCGGCGCGCTGGTCCTCGTCGACGCCGTCCAAGCCCCCGGGCAGGTGCCGGTCGACGTCGCCGAGTGGGGTGCCGACCTCGTCGTCGGGTCGGGCCACAAGTGGCTGGTCGGCCCGTTCGGCTCCGGCTTCCTGTACGTTCGGCCGGGGCTCGAGGACGAGCGGGACCTCGTCCCCGCTGCGATCGGCTACCGGAGCGTCGTCGACGCGAACGACCCCGAGTACCGCTACGAAGCCGGCGCTCGCCGGTTCGAGGTCGGCACGGCGAGCCCCGTCGCTCACGCGGGGTTGATCGAGGCGATTGCCCTGCTCGAGGAAGTCGGCCTCGAGCGAATCCAGCACCGAATCGAGACGCTCACCGAGCAGCTGAAAGCCGGCGTTCCCGACGAGCAGTTGCTGAGCCCGCGAGCGTACGAGTCGGGGCTCGTGACGATCGCCGTCGACGACCCGGAGGCGACCGTCGAGCGACTCGCCGAGCAAGGGATCGTCGTCCGAACGCTGCCCGGTCCCGACGCGATCCGGGCGTCGGTCCACGCCTATAACAGCCGCGAGGATATCGAGACGCTACTCGAGGCGCTCGAGATAGCCTGAGATACCTCCCGGTCGGTGGGAACTGTGGGGAAGCGGTAAGTGACTCTGCGACGACGATACTGTATGTTCGAACGCATTCTCGTTCCGACCGACGGGAGCGGGCCGGCGAACGCGGCACTCGAGTACGCCGGGGAAATCGCCGCCGCGGAGAACCTGACCGTCCACATCCTCCACGTCGTCGATCCGGACGCTGATCCCGCCGAGCGAACCGAGCCGCTTTCGGATGGCCGCGAGTGGGCGGGCGAGACCGGTGCGCCCGTCATCGACGAGGTTCACACCGGCGAGCCGGAGGATGCGATCCTCGAGTACGCCGCGACCCACGACGTCGACGCGATCGTCATGGGAACCCGAGGCCGACGCGGCGTCGGACGACTCCTACTCGGCAGCGTGACCGAGGCGGTCGTCCGCGACGCGCCCGTCCCCGTCCTCGTCGTTCGGGGCGCACCCGAGGTCAAACGGGAGTACCCCCTCAAGACGATCGTCGTCCCGATCGACGGCAGTACCCACGCCGACGCTGCCTTCGAGGAGGCGCTCTCGATCGCGAACCATCACGACGCGACCGTCCACCTCCTCTCGGTCGTCGACGTCGCACCCGTGGGCATCGACGAGGAGAACGATTTCAGACTCGAGCAACTCGAGCAGTACGCCCAGCAGGTCCTCGAGGATGGGATCACGCAGGCCGAATCCGCTGGCGTCGACGCCGTGAGCGCGGTCGAGCACGGGTCGGCCCATCGACGCATCCGAGACTATACGGACGACGTGGATGCCGATCTCGTCGTCATGGGAACACACGGCCGACGCGGACTCGATCGACTCCTGCTCGGTAGCGTCACGGAACGCGTATTGCGGACGGCGACGGTGCCGGTGTTGACGGTCCGAGCAGCCGACGAGGAGTGAACCGCCGACGGCTGGGTCCGGTCTTCGAAGCTGGGGCAACAGTGAGTCTCAGTCAACAGCCCCCGTCTGGATCTCGAATCTCGCCCCGCCCGCGGCGCTGTCGGTGATCTCGAGCGACCAGCCGTGAGCGTCGACGATCGTCTGGACGATCGAGAGTCCGAGTCCAGTGCCGTCGTCGGCCGTCGTATACCCCGTCTCGAGGATGCGCTCGCGCTCGGCATCGGGAATGCCGACACCGGTGTCGGCTACGTAGAAGCCGTCGTCGGTGCGACCGACCCGAACAGTTAGCTCGGTGTCGGCGGCCACGGAGGTGTCGGCGACCTGCGGTCGACTGCTCGTCGCGCCGTGTGAAACGGTGTCCTGACGAGCGTGCGACTCAGGGCTCGTCGAACCGTGGTCAACGGCGTTTCGAAACAGGTTCTCGAACAGTTGCTGGAGGCGCCCCGGATCGGCCAGCACGCGTCGGTCGCCCTCGAGTTCGAACGCCACGTCCGGCGCGGCGACGGCCTCCCAGGCGTTCGACGCGACCGCAGCGAGCGACACGAGCTCCGGCTCGTCGATGCCGCGATCTTCGCGGGCGAGCCACAGCAAATCGTCGATGATCGTCGCGATGCGTTCGTGGGCCTGAACGACCTCCTCGAACGCCATCTCGTCGTTCGTCTCGCGGGCGCGCTCGAGTTCACCCATCGCGACGGTCAGCGGGTTTCGCAGGTCGTGTGAGACGACGTGTGCGAACTTCTCGAAGCGCTCTTTCTGACGCTCGAGTTCCCGTTCGCGAGAGAGGCGGTCGAGGGTGGCCTCGAGATTCGAGGCGACGACGCGAAGCAACGCGGTGTCAGCCTCGTCGAACGCGGCCGCCGAGCGGGAAGCGACGAGCAACACGCCGTGCTCGCCGAGCGGACAGGCCATCTCACATCGGATCGGCGTCTTGGCATTGCACACGCCGGATGCGTCGCGAACGTCGTCGTACAGCTCTGCCTCCCCCATTTCGAAGACGCGCCGGACGATTCCGTCGTCCTCGTCGTATCGAGACTGGATCTCGAACGTCTCCGCGACGGCCTCCGAAACGGCAGCCGGGCGAAGCTCCCCGCTCGCATCGTCGGAGAGGAAGACGGCGCTGCATTCGTGGTCGAAGAGTTCTTCGAGGTTCGCGACCGTCCGCGTCGCGACGGCGTCTGGCGTCGTCGCCTCGAGCCACTCGCCGACGGCCTCGTGAAGCCGTCGTAGTTGTCTCTCCCGGCGTTTTTGGTCCGAAATGTCCGCGTTGACCGCGACGAAGTTGCTGATGGTGCCGTCCGCGTCCGTGATCGGCGCGATCGTCTGGTTGACGGTGTAGGTCGTGCCGTCCTTTCGCCGGTTGACGATCTGATTCTCCCAGACGTCGCCGGTGAGGATCGTCCGCCACAGCTCCTGATAAAACGAGCTCCCGTGAACGCCCGACTTGAGCAGCCGCGGCGTCGAGCCGATCGCTTCGGCGGCACTGTAGCCGGTGACGGCCTCGAAAGCGGGGTTGACGTACTGAATCGTCCCGTCAGGTGCCGTGATGTAGATCGAGTGGCCCGCCTGTTCGACTGCCTGTTTGAAACTTCGAGCGCTGTGAGACTGGTGCAGCCGTGCCGGACAGTCGCTGTGAGAGTCGTCGAGTACATCGCAGTCGGAGTCGGCTCGAGTCGCCGAATCAGCGAGCGCGCGTTCGAGGCGATCCGCGAGCACGCCGTATCCCGCATCACGATGGACGTAGTCGGTACCACCGGCACCGAGGACGGCACTCGCGAGCGCTTCCGAGCCATCCTGCGGAAAGACGACGATCGGCAGCGATCGAAAGCGACCACGAAGCCGTTCGACGGCGGTGACGGCGTCGAGGACGGCGGCGTCGTGATCGACTACGACGGCGTCGAACGACGCCGACTCGAGCCTCGAGCAGGCGCGTTCTAGGGTCGAAGCTGCCGAGATCGACGCCGTCGTGAGCAGTTCCGAGAGCGACGCGGTGGTTTCACGGCGAGCGGACGGTGCTGGGATGAGACAGAGCACCCGAGCCGTCATCATTCGCGTACCCACTCGCACGCGGTGGGCAATACCTCACAGCCGACCTCGAGGCGCGGATCGAAACCACTCGTTGCGACGTTCCACAGCGGGGAGACCACGAGCCGTCGAGACATGTTGAATGTATCATATAATCCAGTACGACGTAATAACGGTTGTTGCCGGCCGACGGCTGCTGCTGAAGACGGACCTACTCGTCGTCGTCAGCCGACGACGCGTCCGTGACCGCTTCGACCAACGTCTGTCGATCGTCGAAGTACGCCGGCGCATCGTTGTCGGCTTCGAGGCGAACCACCCGGTCTAACGCCTCGTCGGCGTCGTCGACCGACGACTGGAGTTCCGCGGCGAGGTCGGTGTACGCTGCAGCGAGGTCCTGAAAGATCTGCATCCGCGTCTGTTTGGCCTCGACGAGGAGCTGTTTCTCTTTGACCTCGCGCTCGAGCGCTTCGAGCGCGTCGATATCGGGGTCGGTACCGTCCGGGCCGGGCGGCGTCGACGGGCCGTCGGGTCCCTCAACCGTCGTGTGCGCCTCGAGTTGGTCGCGAATGTCGGCCATTTCGGCATCGATCTCGGAGAGTAAGTCGTCGGCTTCGGTCCGCATCGTTTCGACGCGTCCGGAGAGGAGGCCGGCCTGGGTCTGACAGTAGTCGACGAACTCGTCGACCGACAGCCCGGGTCCGGTGTCGTCGCTCATGACAGCCCATTCGGGCTTCCAGCCGAAGATACTTTGGACCGGGCGACGGGTGGGTCCGCGTCGACTCGCCGACGAGAGAATGCTATTCGATACCGTAGCATTCGCCTTTCAGACTCGTTAAGTTCGTTGGGCCACTGACTCATCCACAGTGAACCGAGCCGTGAGTCACGAATCAACCCAGCCACCGGTACCCATCGAACCATGAGCAAGGACTACATCGAGGTGCGAGGTGCGGAAGAACACAACCTCAAGGATCTCGACGTGACGATCCCCCGCGAGGAGTTGACCGTCGTCACCGGCCTCTCGGGTTCGGGCAAGTCGTCGCTGGCGTTCGAGACGGTCTACGCCGAAGGCCAGCGTCGCTACATCGAGAGTCTCTCGGCGTACGCCCGGAACTTCCTCGGGCAGATGGACAAACCGCAGGTCGAGACCGTCGAAGGGCTCTCACCCGCGATTTCGATCGATCAGAAAAACGCTGCGAACAACCCTCGCTCGACCGTGGGAACGGTGACGGAACTGC belongs to Natronorubrum aibiense and includes:
- a CDS encoding aminotransferase class V-fold PLP-dependent enzyme, giving the protein MTPTELRETIPALEAGTYLNWGAGGPSPRRVVEAAESCLEAHEYESPTTGGMYPAAFDVYDDARVAVAGLLGAKPTDIALTESTTDGINRVATAFDWDETDVVVRTDLEHSSGILPWQRLEREYGVDVRVLETEDGRLDLEDVKAAASEATLFCLSSLTWTHGTRLPIADVVDIAHDAGALVLVDAVQAPGQVPVDVAEWGADLVVGSGHKWLVGPFGSGFLYVRPGLEDERDLVPAAIGYRSVVDANDPEYRYEAGARRFEVGTASPVAHAGLIEAIALLEEVGLERIQHRIETLTEQLKAGVPDEQLLSPRAYESGLVTIAVDDPEATVERLAEQGIVVRTLPGPDAIRASVHAYNSREDIETLLEALEIA
- a CDS encoding pyridoxal-phosphate-dependent aminotransferase family protein produces the protein MNVTPGPTAVPPAVREAMAEPQPNPDIEAAFADRYADVCAKLETIYDTSHDVVVPGGEGILGLEAAIASLVAPGDRVLCISNGLYGDGFADFVESYDGEADLVSVPYDEPYDLEVIAAALEAADADDEPYTLATMVHCETPTGTLNDLAPVLDLLDEHDVLSVVDAVSSLGGTPVPTDRIDVCLGASQKCFSAPPGLTTAAISDRAWDAMEAREPSSLYTNFLPWRDVSEGFPYTHLSANVAALDVALDLLLEEGLDDVYARHETAAERCRERGAELGLERYPDPERSSPTVTAFRLPGEAKRVQQRVADEEDVVLATGLGDMADDILRIGHMGYNADLETVDRAMDALEAVLE
- a CDS encoding sulfite oxidase yields the protein MSSEYTTERTRDAQDDESTVDDRRRRFLDRRRFMLASGAAATVALAGCAGEEEADDEDGTDDGDDGEPEPGDREYLEEKFPGLLIHSADPENGEAAERETYTEYITPSEEHYIRNHYLAPRIDESEWTISLGGLVDEEADISVDALREEFSTETVTHVMQCSGNGRSYFDPEVAGNPWRYGAVGNAEWTGAPLSEIMEEYGADTSDGMWVMFAGGDSPEGERVFARSIPMQKVMEDCILAYEMNGEEMTAEHGHPVRVVVPGWYGNNNVKWLEEIEVMERMMMGDDEDLFLEDYETDDYENYLHWQHNSYRILAEGQESIRVESIDEFDTQTQMDMEASGEQEVPPYIYDQLVKSLIGYPGIDSTVSPRDADGMIEVTGVAWAGDDAVEQVEISADGGETWENAEFFGEDNGPYAWRQFRYMWEPEESGDYTLVSRATDENGRTQPRDISDIEDGQLTIEDDSFPYEMGGYCNNSYEPHGVDVTVEL
- a CDS encoding hybrid sensor histidine kinase/response regulator; translated protein: MMTARVLCLIPAPSARRETTASLSELLTTASISAASTLERACSRLESASFDAVVVDHDAAVLDAVTAVERLRGRFRSLPIVVFPQDGSEALASAVLGAGGTDYVHRDAGYGVLADRLERALADSATRADSDCDVLDDSHSDCPARLHQSHSARSFKQAVEQAGHSIYITAPDGTIQYVNPAFEAVTGYSAAEAIGSTPRLLKSGVHGSSFYQELWRTILTGDVWENQIVNRRKDGTTYTVNQTIAPITDADGTISNFVAVNADISDQKRRERQLRRLHEAVGEWLEATTPDAVATRTVANLEELFDHECSAVFLSDDASGELRPAAVSEAVAETFEIQSRYDEDDGIVRRVFEMGEAELYDDVRDASGVCNAKTPIRCEMACPLGEHGVLLVASRSAAAFDEADTALLRVVASNLEATLDRLSRERELERQKERFEKFAHVVSHDLRNPLTVAMGELERARETNDEMAFEEVVQAHERIATIIDDLLWLAREDRGIDEPELVSLAAVASNAWEAVAAPDVAFELEGDRRVLADPGRLQQLFENLFRNAVDHGSTSPESHARQDTVSHGATSSRPQVADTSVAADTELTVRVGRTDDGFYVADTGVGIPDAERERILETGYTTADDGTGLGLSIVQTIVDAHGWSLEITDSAAGGARFEIQTGAVD
- a CDS encoding universal stress protein, encoding MFERILVPTDGSGPANAALEYAGEIAAAENLTVHILHVVDPDADPAERTEPLSDGREWAGETGAPVIDEVHTGEPEDAILEYAATHDVDAIVMGTRGRRGVGRLLLGSVTEAVVRDAPVPVLVVRGAPEVKREYPLKTIVVPIDGSTHADAAFEEALSIANHHDATVHLLSVVDVAPVGIDEENDFRLEQLEQYAQQVLEDGITQAESAGVDAVSAVEHGSAHRRIRDYTDDVDADLVVMGTHGRRGLDRLLLGSVTERVLRTATVPVLTVRAADEE
- a CDS encoding cupredoxin domain-containing protein, yielding MANETHSRRGCLKYAGAISGIVLSGCLDNDTDASDDGSSDADSNGDGGSDDEQSDEHEVIAGPDGNWEFDPEELTITVGDTVTWYFDSAGHNVTSHPDAATECENPEGAEPFTSYEGENHNSVMEEGAEFEHTFEVAGEYVYVCTPHVPQMVGQIHVEE
- a CDS encoding FKBP-type peptidyl-prolyl cis-trans isomerase — encoded protein: MVKEGQIAVVHYTARLVDGPDAGEIVDTTDVDVARREGIYHDYRDYKPLEFRVGDSGVAPVLEDIVQDLEPGETRTVIADPERVFGEYDEGEVHDLEPDAVAELVGEVPTEGSLVTTENNRTGWVTAVDDDRVVLDFNHELAGERLEVEVRLLDVYGEPGDDSAKNWEKKYGKRRST